The DNA region GGCGACTCACTATCTTCTGATAGATGCATGTCCAAGGATTTATGCGGTCTCCGTAGTTTTTTTGGTGGGTTTCCGTGATTCGGCGAGTCCCTATCTACTGAAACATTTGCGTCCATGAATTTGCGCGGTCTTCCTCGTTTTCTTGATGTGTTCTGTTCAGGCGAGTCGCTACGTGCTCTATCATTCCCGTCCATGGATTTGCGTGGTCTTCCTCGCTTCAGAGGTTGGTCCAGTTTCGGTGAGTCCCTGTCTCCTGAAAGATTGATGTCGAATGATTTACGCGGTCTCCCTCGTTTTCTCGGTGGGCCGGGATTTAGTGAGTCCCTGTCTACTGTAAAATGTGCGTCCAAGGATGTACGGAATCTTCCCTGTTTCTTAGGTTGGTCACGTTGCTCCTGTTTCGGCGAGCCATACTCTTCAGAAAGATTTATATCCAAAGATTTACGCGGTCTTCCCCGTTTTCTTGGTGGATCGTGATTAGGCTGTGGACGGTTTCCATCTACGTATTTAAGAGGTCTACCTCGTTTTCTTGGGCATTCTTGAGGGAACGATTCGGAGTCGCTAGTACCCGAGTCGTTCTCATCCACCAATATGCGGAGACTTCCTAGTTCCTTCAGTTCGTCCTGCGAGGTATTAGCACCTTCCATGTCTTTGCTCTCTATGCGATAGGAATGATTCTTGTGCAAGgatttacggtgaatttgttGCTCCTGATTCACGTCAGAGTGTGTGTGGGATTCATGAGAGTTGTCAACGTATTCGGGAGGTCTTCCCCGTCTCTCCGATTGGTCGTGGTTGTCCGAGTTGTCACAACTCGAGTCCGAACCCGTATATACGCTTGAATACATGCTTTCTCTTTCAACCATTATCTTTTCTGACATGCTTTCTTTGTGAGAATTTGCAGCACCGGACACCTCCTTTTGCAGGTTTTTGTCGAAGTATTTGCGCGGTCTGCCTCGTTTCCGAGGCTCGTCCGAATGttgaaatgcatatttgcgTGGTCTACCGCGTTTCCTAGACTGTTCCGGAGTCTGTAACTTGTTGCCTGGAGACTTCCCGTCCATATATTTACGGGGTCTTCCTCTTTTTCTCGGTTGCTCCAGCTTCTGTGAAGCGTTCTCGTCTGTACGTGTCGAGTCCAAACACGTGCTGGATCTTCCCGGAGTTTTCTCGTGTGAGGAGCATTGTTCTGGAGGGTCTTCGTCTACACATGAACGCGGAAGTTGTTTCTGATTCTGAGAAATGCTATCGTCTTCTTGACCCGAAGTGTGACTATCGTCTGAAAGACTTTCATCGGAGGATTTAAGGGGCTTTTCGCGTTTTCTTGGTTTGTCCTGATTCCGCATGGAGCTCGAGTATTGTAAATCCTTGTTTTCTGGTCCCATTTTCTCAGAGTCGCTATCTTCTGAAAGGCTTTCGTCCGTGGATTTATCTAGTTTTTCGTTAATAAGTTGATCTGGACTCTGTGTGCTCTCGTCCTGCGAGGTATTAGCAACGTCCATATCTTTGCTCTCTATGCGATAGGAATGATTCTTGTGCAAGGATTTACGGCGAATTTGTTGCTCCTGATTCGTGTCAGAGTGTGTGTCGGATTCATGAGTGTCGTCAACGTATTCGCGAGATCTTCCCCGTCTCTTCGATTGGTCCTGGTTGTCCGAAGCTCTTTCATCTTCTTCACAACTCGAGTCTGAATATACGCTTGAATATATGCATTCTCTGTCAACAGTTATCTTTTCTGACATGCTTTCTTTGTGAGAATTTGCAGCACCGGACAGCGCCTCCTTTTGCAGGTCTTTGTCGAAGTATTTGCGCGGTCTGCCTCGTTTCCGAGGTTCGTCTGGATGttgaaatgcatatttgcgTGGTCTACCGCGTTTCCTAGGCTGTTCCGGAGTTTGTAACTTTTTGCCTGGAGACTTCCCGTCCATATATTTACGGGGTTTTCCTGTTTTTTTCGGTTGCTCCTGCTTTTGTGAAGCGCTTTTATCTATTTGTGTCGAGTCTAAACCTGTGCAGTCATCTTCTATATGACTTGAGCTTAAACGTATGCTGGATCTTACCGAGGGTTTCTCGTGTGAGGAGCCTTGTTCTGGAGAATTTTCTTCCTCATATGAACGCGGAAGTTGTTCCGTATTCCGTGAAGTGTTATCATCTTCTTGACCCGAACTGTCACTGTCTTCTAAATGGCTTTCACCCAAGGATTTAAGGGGCTTTTCGTGTTTCCTTGGTTGGTCCTGATTCCTCAAGGATCTCGACTCTTCTAAGTCCTTATTTTCTGGTTCCAATTTGTTAACGTCTTTATCATTTGAAATACTTTTGTCCGATAATACAATTTCATGCCTAGGCTGGTCAGGACTCTGAGCCTTTCCTTTTGGAGGTTTCCCATCCACGTATTTTCGCGGTCTTCCTCGTTTCCTAGGTTGTTCCGGAGTTTGTAACTCCTTGCCTGGAGACGTTACATCCACACATTTTCGCGGTCGTCCCCATTTCCTAGGTTGGTCTGGTGTCTGTAACTTCTTGCCTGAAGATTCACGGTCCACGTATTTGCGAGGCCTTCCTCTTTTTTTCGGTTGCTCCAGCTTCTGTGAAGCGTTCTCAACTGTACGTGTCGATTCTAAAAATGTACTGCCATCTTCTATATGACTAGAGCTTAAACTTATGCTGGCTCTTTCCGGAACTTTTCTACTTCTGCTTAGTTCTAGAGAGTCTTCGTCCGCATATGAACGCGGAAGTTGTTCCTGATTCTGCGAAGTGCGGTCGTCTTCTTGACCACTTTCGTGCGCTTGTCTCGGCCGGTCGCGGCCCCGACCCCGCGAGGCGCTCGAGCTCGATGCTACTACGTCTTTTTTGGATCTTTCTGATCCCGATTCGTCCGAGTCGCTATCTTCTGAGAGTATTCTGCGTCTTTTTGATCTCGAATACTGGCAGAGGCTGTCTTCTAAAGAGGAGTTTTCTCGTTTTCCTGGATTATTATGGGAGGTGCTAGAATTTTCTGAACGGACGCAGAATCTTCCCGGATTACAATTTTGCGAATCACTAGTGTCTGAAAGATTCTTTCTCGCGGTTTCGTGGGCGGGGTCACATTTCTCCCGTTTACTTAGTCGCTCCATATTCCGCGCACGCTCTAAGCGTTTCTTAGGTTTATCTGTTCTGCTGTCCTGCGAGTCGCTATGTTCTGAGCTGTCATCCGAAGGTTCACGCGATATTCTTATTTTCTCTGATTCACCCCTATTCTTCGAGGAACTGAAATTCTCCAAGCGTTTGCGGGACGTTTCACTTTCCGAGCTCTTACCTGAAATATATTGTTGTCTAGTTTGACGCGGTCTCCCTCGTGTCCTCGGCCGTTCCCGACCTCCGGAGCCGCTCGAATCTTCCGAGTCGTCGCCGGTCGTTTCCGGTCTCCGCCGTGTTCCGGATCTTCCCCATCTCGAACGCCGGGGTTCGCCGTCTTCCGAGGAAGAATCCATGGTTTTGCGGGGCTTTTTTCGCTCTCTTAGTTTATTCTGCGAGGCGCTAGAATCTTCTAAATCTTCGCAGAGTCTTTCCGGATTACATTCCTGCGAGTCGTTAATATCTGAACGGTCCCGGTTCCCGGAGGCGCCGACATCTTCGAAGGTTTCGCGGCGTCTATCCGAGTTCGAGGGCGAGTCGCTTTCTTCCAGACGCCTCTCTTTGCGAGGTCTCCCCCGTTTTCTTTTAGAGTACCGGTTTGTCCGTTCCGGACGTTCGTGGTTTTTGCGAGGTCTCCCCGGCTCGCCTCCCCTCGTGGTCCTGCGGATGGTCGCCAGCAGCCGCAGCAGGCGGTGCTCGACGTCGGCGAGGCGGCGCGCGAGGcgcagcggcggcgcggcgaGCGCGGCGGCCGCCTCCTTCAGCACGCGCCAGAAGCCGCGCGGCGACGCCGCCTCCAGCGCGCGCTCCATGCGGCGCACCGGCATCCCGGCCGCCGTCTGGAAATGTTTGTCGAACTTCAGGAACCAGTAATTGAATTCGGTGACGCGCTCCGGATCGTCCACCAGGTGGTCGACGTCGGTCTCGATGACTTTTGTTTCTATTTTCTTCGGCGTTTTTATCGTCCTCTTCCCGATCGCTCGGTCGACGATGGCGGCGAGGCCGTCGTCGACCTCGATGCCGGGTTCTTCCGATTCCGGCGCCGGCGACTTCAGCCTCACGAACAGCCGGTCGACGTCGTGCGTTTTTTCATCGAAGTCGGCGCCGCTTTTGAGAACGGGGTCGTAGGCTCGGTCCTCGCACGAGTCCTCGTCGTCCTCATCCTTTTTGGTTTCATTTTCGAGTAGCTCCACGTCTCCAGAGTCGTCTACGTCCGCCGCCTCGGGGAGCGCAGATTCGTGTAGCGTGAGGTCGGGCTCGAGGACGGCGTCGGCGTCGGCGGCGGCGGTGAAGGCGCGCACGGAGCGCTCGAGCTGGTGCAGCGCGTCGCCGCGCAGGTGGCGGCGGTAGTCGGCGAGCAGCTCCTCGACGCGCTgcgtgcgcgcgcgcgcgcggagCTTGTTGTCCCAGTGCTCGGAGCCGACGCCGCGCGTGAACTCGCGCAGCGGGACGTCGGCGGGGGCGCGGTCGGCCTTGGTTCTGGTCTTCTCGCCGTGGGAGAGGAAGCGCACGGGCACCTGCGTGAGGTGGCACCTCTCGTAGGCGCCGCGCAGGAGCTCCTTGATGACCTCCCGGCGGTCGAAGGCGCGCGGGTCGAACTGCGGCTCGGGCTCGTCGTCGCTGTCGAACGTGTCCCGCGAGCGCCGCGAGCGCTCGACGGCCGGGAGGGCCCAGTCGTCCAGCTCGTCGCCCAAACCTACATCTTCCGGCGCGTCGCCGACGTTCGGATCCATTTTCTCGTCTTTAATCGGAATATCGGAGAAGTCGTCGTCGAAAATATTGCAGCCGTCGTCCTCCTCTAGGAATGTTTCTAATCGTCGTTCCTCTAAACTCTCTCGGGAGTCTCGTTCGGCGTGTTCGTCGAGCTCGCGGGAGAGCCGCGCGCGCGGCGCCTCGGCCCAGTGCTCGTTGGAGCAGTTCTTGATGAAGACGGGGGCGGCGTCGGCGAGGCTGTAGTACACGTCGGAGCCGAAGGTCTCGCCGCCGGCGTCGCGCGGGCGGACGCCGCGGAACAGCTCGGAGTCGGCTCGGGCGGCGGGCAGCGCGAGGTGCTTGAAGGCGTAGTCCAGGGAGTAGTGCGTGAAGTCCTCGTCGAGGAGCCGGCTCTGCTCGGGCGGCAGCAGGTCCATGACGGCGCGCgcgacggcggcggcgggcTCGCGCGCGGCCAGCGCGGGCGCGAGCGTCCGCCGCGAGAGCACGCGCGCCGCGCTCCGCTGCGGGATGCGGTCCAGGATCTCCATCGTCACCTGGTCCGTCAGCCGCGCCTTGCTGCCCTTCTTTATACCTGGAAAAGGAAGTAACGATTAGATACTGTTATACTTTTTAGTTAAAATTGTTCATGTTTTATTCGAAGAGTAACGACTAACAAACTGTGAACAAAAATTCTTGATGGGAATCGCGACACGGGACGAGTCATCTCTCGGTCGCCGACAGTGGGAGTGCCTCCCCCCCACCGGCTCGGGAGTCGACAGGGAGGGTGTGGGTACTCACTCTTGTGGGGGTCGGCGGCGTGGTCGACGGTGTGGTCCCGGAACTGCTCGAGGCTGGCGAGGTCCTGCGCGGGCTCGGCGCGGCTCCAGGCGAGCGGCGCGCAGTGTGCGGCGGTCAGCAGAGCGCGCAGCTGTAAGTGCGCCGCCCACTCGCGGAAGCTGAACAGGCGACCGGTCGGCTCCGGGTCTGACGTGTACGCGCGAGGGTGGCCGGCTTCCTACATAACACAAATTCTAAGTTATTACACAAGCAGCGCCGCAACTGCAGTACATCGTGAGCGCCGCGAACAGTGCGCCACCACGCCATGTGCTCGTCGTCCCCGCACGACAGTTACCTCGTTGATAGCGTCGACGGCGGCGGACAGCGCCCTCTCGCGGGCGTCGTCGAGCCCGAAGCACATCTTGAGCGCGACCATCACGTACGCCATCACCGTCGTCTCGTACTCCGGGAAACGCTCGCCCTGCTGCTTGTCGAAGCGCTACACACGAAAACAACAAAACTTATTTACAGAAAATGGATCTAAAGCTGATACATCTTTGGAAAAATCTGAAGTATAATTCCTAGCGAACGCACGGTCGTAGGAGTAACCTAATAGTCGCCAGTGCCATCACACATACTTATGTGCAAACGCACCTGAGACAAAGTTTAGCAACAATTAAGTTTTTCTTAAAtcaaacaaacacacataccTCCTTCCTGCGCGTGGCGAAGGGCACGGGCGCCGCGTGCATGAGCGCGCGCACGAGCTGGGAGAGCGCGCGCGGCAGCCGCAGCTCGCGCAGCTGCGAGTGCACGATGGCGTCCAGGTCGGGCGTCAGCGGCCCGCCCAGCTCCAGCAGCTTCGACACGCGACCTGCAGGATGCAGGTGACCCGTCATTTTATTCACATCATATCATAAAGGCTCACAAAGCGGTTCCACACGGAGCgaggcaatattttattttagtgccGCAAAATGCCAAGTTAAAAGTTTTAAACCGTAGCGCTCGCATTTTTCTGGGTCAAGTCAAGCGACATAATTTTGCCGAATCACGTCTAAATTGGACTTGCCATGCGATTTCATCAAGCACGTCTTGTGGAGGATAAACGGGACAAACTGTGAGTCTGAGAGATATCTTATCTTACACATGAGGTAGGGGGCGAGGCTGAAGCCGGTGAGCATGCTGGAGGCGGCGAAGAGGCGCCGGTGCTGGCGCGTCTTGCGGAGGATCTCGGCCGGCACGTGGCGGAAGATGTCCGCCACCGGCACCAGCCGCCAGCGCAGCAGCCGCGTGAAGCGAGACTCCAGGATGGCGCTGCCACAAAATAGACGGCTTGTACTGTTTTGAACCGCttcaattaaatttaattaacttAAAAGAAAGTAAACTTTTTTATCCGCTTTAATCATATATTAATTAGTAGAGAATGCCTGGCAGCGTTAAATTCGCCttttgtacagtcgccatcagatatataagagcgcccgaggtactcaaaaatatctgaacacgcctctaacgcttaggcaatagaggcgtgttcagatatttttgagtacctcgggcgctcttatatatctgatggcgactgtacagtcaagtgcaaaaatacgtatcgattttatccgctcaaaaatatgtaccgagaccttattccgccgacataaagtgctatgggacatatttttgataagttgtacacacccatatttttacacttgactgtacaataaataaaaggtaagtaaacaaatattatctaCAATACAATTGTATAACAAAGCTACGCCAGGAAGTAATGTCGCCACGTTTGATGGTTCAATTGAACGGAGTTTGAGCACCGTACAGCTCAGAGAGTGACATAATTGGGTGATACCAGCACACTGGTGGCTGCTGAGGTGCCATGTGCAGACAGACCTGCGGTCCACGTTGAGCGCCAGCCCCAGGATGGCCACCAGCAGGTAGCAGGTGACGCGGTCCAGGCGCTTGCCCTTGCGCGGCGCCGCGTCCGCCGGCTCCTGCTCCGCCTCGTCCTCGCTGGAGGAGGAGCTCACGTTCAGCTGTGACAGCACGGGCGCAGGACTGGAAATTCGGTGGGTGTTTAGGAAAATATCTATTATCATTCTTTATCTATGACATGAGAAATAATTGCCATAGCAAATATACTTCatagtatttattatttattattattattatttgtttgtcttttccagttctcgggaccatggggtcccggacttttgggaggcgtgcgtggggccgaagccaacagcgcagaggccctttaagacagtttaatttaaagtaatgtgacactagccggcgattgtccctgtccgcactatagaatgcacccaaggacaagcccggttagtgtaaaactattgcaatgaaaagaaacaaattatACTGGGCTATTGGGTTGAAATGTTAGTGTGCTAGTGACCGGTCTATGGAAAGgtctatggcacctgccttgatcatatgttttaaaaacacgaaaaaataggcaggcggtgactcgccaactcactatatgggtccccgaaaacggccgctcgcacggagcgacaaggggacaacatagcgtgagcggctcagggtgtggagaggtgtgcgccgctttctacccagtctgtgcgaaacagccactgtgccaactcgcgtcttatgcatatttcacttccaccctgcgagcatatagctctggcaccccactctggacggccggttaaggcaagccagaggtgagaatcctgcggcccctgctcagtgttcactccggccggccagtgaaggcaagccggagggaggggcctgaccgactctcgggggcatgggacccaagggacgccacttcccattcagctcgccacaagctgccctgggaggttattattattattattatttttatatttctttgTAATTCTCAGTATTTTGGGAATACTGGCATAATGGGTTACACGGGCCGAAGCCAAGTGCATCCCATAATGATGAACTAGGGGTGATATTAATGAGATCTAGATGATTAAATCGGTGatgataagtaggtatttactgTAGCTGTTTGCGTTTGTGAATCAAGGAGATATATCGCTTTGTAAGAACTTCCTGACTATCCTACATGTGTTTAGTATTACAGCTTTCTGCATTACAACATAAGAAGAAGGCGGCAATGATAGGGTTTTTAAAGAGGTGTGTAGCTGTTGTGGGATGACACCTGTAGTAGACAGAACAATTGGTATTATGGTCACTTTATTTAATTTCCATATCCTGGCTATTTCATCTTTTAAATCGGTATATTTGGTAAGTTTTTCAGCTATTGTGTTTTGTACATTGTGAGTGTTCGGGATGGCAATATCTATTAAAAGggcagttttatttattttgtctaCTACAGTGATGTCCGGTCTATTAAAGTGTGTGGTTCGGTCTGTCAGAATAGCTCTATCAAAGTACATTTTGTGAGTGTTGTTTTCTAGAACATTTTCCGGAGTATACTTGTAGTACGGAACGGCTGGCTGGGGAACTAAGTTGTATTTGATCGCAAGTTTTTGGTGAACTATGTTAGCTACTTGGTCGTGCCTGTATTTGTAATCGGTCTGGACTATAGATCTGCATGCTCCGGTGATATGTTGGATGGTTTCTCCTGTACTATGGCATTTTCTACATATATCTGctatacttattattatttatataattcaggcaggcagttgaaaaaaacaactgatatggcctgtatcctggtatctttttctaggtttatctcatattattatgtttgtctaATTTGTTCTTAAAACTGTGTTATTTAAAGTGAgaaatcattttcatacaaaatatgtttaaatttattgaaagaggttttcatatatttgatgatATGTTTgtatatttcaatataaaacCTCCTTTGCAACACTTACTGCAATACTTATAGACAAATTCCTATTGGTAAGCCTATGTTTTATGTCTTGCTTCCGCAATTCATGCTTAGTAGCCCTAGGTTGATTCAGTTTAGAATAGCTGGGTGGAAACCCAGTGTTGGCTGTAGGTACACGCACCCCATCTCTTCCTTCTTCTGGAACATCTTGATGTAGCGGCTCCAGATCCAGAGCAC from Leguminivora glycinivorella isolate SPB_JAAS2020 chromosome 23, LegGlyc_1.1, whole genome shotgun sequence includes:
- the LOC125238323 gene encoding uncharacterized protein LOC125238323 isoform X1, which codes for MGKESPCGVCGETETRLVDGFYYCAECGTQDINLQETVVEHTLRADGTALVARRSRYRLNIDDGVEMSMEWYKWHKYNFLLAGLTEQLIELGAAPSLRMKVLWIWSRYIKMFQKKEEMGPAPVLSQLNVSSSSSEDEAEQEPADAAPRKGKRLDRVTCYLLVAILGLALNVDRSAILESRFTRLLRWRLVPVADIFRHVPAEILRKTRQHRRLFAASSMLTGFSLAPYLMCRVSKLLELGGPLTPDLDAIVHSQLRELRLPRALSQLVRALMHAAPVPFATRRKERFDKQQGERFPEYETTVMAYVMVALKMCFGLDDARERALSAAVDAINEEAGHPRAYTSDPEPTGRLFSFREWAAHLQLRALLTAAHCAPLAWSRAEPAQDLASLEQFRDHTVDHAADPHKSIKKGSKARLTDQVTMEILDRIPQRSAARVLSRRTLAPALAAREPAAAVARAVMDLLPPEQSRLLDEDFTHYSLDYAFKHLALPAARADSELFRGVRPRDAGGETFGSDVYYSLADAAPVFIKNCSNEHWAEAPRARLSRELDEHAERDSRESLEERRLETFLEEDDGCNIFDDDFSDIPIKDEKMDPNVGDAPEDVGLGDELDDWALPAVERSRRSRDTFDSDDEPEPQFDPRAFDRREVIKELLRGAYERCHLTQVPVRFLSHGEKTRTKADRAPADVPLREFTRGVGSEHWDNKLRARARTQRVEELLADYRRHLRGDALHQLERSVRAFTAAADADAVLEPDLTLHESALPEAADVDDSGDVELLENETKKDEDDEDSCEDRAYDPVLKSGADFDEKTHDVDRLFVRLKSPAPESEEPGIEVDDGLAAIVDRAIGKRTIKTPKKIETKVIETDVDHLVDDPERVTEFNYWFLKFDKHFQTAAGMPVRRMERALEAASPRGFWRVLKEAAAALAAPPLRLARRLADVEHRLLRLLATIRRTTRGGEPGRPRKNHERPERTNRYSKRKRGRPRKERRLEESDSPSNSDRRRETFEDVGASGNRDRSDINDSQECNPERLCEDLEDSSASQNKLRERKKPRKTMDSSSEDGEPRRSRWGRSGTRRRPETTGDDSEDSSGSGGRERPRTRGRPRQTRQQYISGKSSESETSRKRLENFSSSKNRGESEKIRISREPSDDSSEHSDSQDSRTDKPKKRLERARNMERLSKREKCDPAHETARKNLSDTSDSQNCNPGRFCVRSENSSTSHNNPGKRENSSLEDSLCQYSRSKRRRILSEDSDSDESGSERSKKDVVASSSSASRGRGRDRPRQAHESGQEDDRTSQNQEQLPRSYADEDSLELSRSRKVPERASISLSSSHIEDGSTFLESTRTVENASQKLEQPKKRGRPRKYVDRESSGKKLQTPDQPRKWGRPRKCVDVTSPGKELQTPEQPRKRGRPRKYVDGKPPKGKAQSPDQPRHEIVLSDKSISNDKDVNKLEPENKDLEESRSLRNQDQPRKHEKPLKSLGESHLEDSDSSGQEDDNTSRNTEQLPRSYEEENSPEQGSSHEKPSVRSSIRLSSSHIEDDCTGLDSTQIDKSASQKQEQPKKTGKPRKYMDGKSPGKKLQTPEQPRKRGRPRKYAFQHPDEPRKRGRPRKYFDKDLQKEALSGAANSHKESMSEKITVDRECIYSSVYSDSSCEEDERASDNQDQSKRRGRSREYVDDTHESDTHSDTNQEQQIRRKSLHKNHSYRIESKDMDVANTSQDESTQSPDQLINEKLDKSTDESLSEDSDSEKMGPENKDLQYSSSMRNQDKPRKREKPLKSSDESLSDDSHTSGQEDDSISQNQKQLPRSCVDEDPPEQCSSHEKTPGRSSTCLDSTRTDENASQKLEQPRKRGRPRKYMDGKSPGNKLQTPEQSRKRGRPRKYAFQHSDEPRKRGRPRKYFDKNLQKEVSGAANSHKESMSEKIMVERESMYSSVYTGSDSSCDNSDNHDQSERRGRPPEYVDNSHESHTHSDVNQEQQIHRKSLHKNHSYRIESKDMEGANTSQDELKELGSLRILVDENDSGTSDSESFPQECPRKRGRPLKYVDGNRPQPNHDPPRKRGRPRKSLDINLSEEYGSPKQEQRDQPKKQGRFRTSLDAHFTVDRDSLNPGPPRKRGRPRKSFDINLSGDRDSPKLDQPLKRGRPRKSMDGNDRARSDSPEQNTSRKRGRPRKFMDANVSVDRDSPNHGNPPKKLRRPHKSLDMHLSEDSESPKQDAAKKRGRPRKSMDNNITEQVGSGSPEQHPPKKRGRPRKSIDGNVSEGSDSKQHQPRKPGRPPKRFHENLPDTSSSQSTSDKSTTSSDSNHIERPTSSEDKKGGSDSQSGKCSKNESEDVVCEAKTILQEKKPEQSNSSKDSEDASVLKSQEQPRMESVEDNETNNSQEKKPNRPKPSKNIKNKEHPSKEGKPRKFMDSPEISVLYKKPIRPSAYLGWRPLGNASTPQHTPNQRRFSSYGDRSLADLSAIQGAAADASLLQNKTVDYSETKVINFDQF
- the LOC125238323 gene encoding uncharacterized protein LOC125238323 isoform X2 gives rise to the protein MGKESPCGVCGETETRLVDGFYYCAECGTQDINLQETVVEHTLRADGTALVARRSRYRLNIDDGVEMSMEWYKWHKYNFLLAGLTEQLIELGAAPSLRMKVLWIWSRYIKMFQKKEEMGPAPVLSQLNVSSSSSEDEAEQEPADAAPRKGKRLDRVTCYLLVAILGLALNVDRSAILESRFTRLLRWRLVPVADIFRHVPAEILRKTRQHRRLFAASSMLTGFSLAPYLMCRVSKLLELGGPLTPDLDAIVHSQLRELRLPRALSQLVRALMHAAPVPFATRRKERFDKQQGERFPEYETTVMAYVMVALKMCFGLDDARERALSAAVDAINEEAGHPRAYTSDPEPTGRLFSFREWAAHLQLRALLTAAHCAPLAWSRAEPAQDLASLEQFRDHTVDHAADPHKSIKKGSKARLTDQVTMEILDRIPQRSAARVLSRRTLAPALAAREPAAAVARAVMDLLPPEQSRLLDEDFTHYSLDYAFKHLALPAARADSELFRGVRPRDAGGETFGSDVYYSLADAAPVFIKNCSNEHWAEAPRARLSRELDEHAERDSRESLEERRLETFLEEDDGCNIFDDDFSDIPIKDEKMDPNVGDAPEDVGLGDELDDWALPAVERSRRSRDTFDSDDEPEPQFDPRAFDRREVIKELLRGAYERCHLTQVPVRFLSHGEKTRTKADRAPADVPLREFTRGVGSEHWDNKLRARARTQRVEELLADYRRHLRGDALHQLERSVRAFTAAADADAVLEPDLTLHESALPEAADVDDSGDVELLENETKKDEDDEDSCEDRAYDPVLKSGADFDEKTHDVDRLFVRLKSPAPESEEPGIEVDDGLAAIVDRAIGKRTIKTPKKIETKVIETDVDHLVDDPERVTEFNYWFLKFDKHFQTAAGMPVRRMERALEAASPRGFWRVLKEAAAALAAPPLRLARRLADVEHRLLRLLATIRRTTRGGEPGRPRKNHERPERTNRYSKRKRGRPRKERRLEESDSPSNSDRRRETFEDVGASGNRDRSDINDSQECNPERLCEDLEDSSASQNKLRERKKPRKTMDSSSEDGEPRRSRWGRSGTRRRPETTGDDSEDSSGSGGRERPRTRGRPRQTRQQYISGVDNARRVHDGGLDRALAHPHVSDQGLEAQIWFKLD